A genomic segment from Melospiza georgiana isolate bMelGeo1 chromosome 17, bMelGeo1.pri, whole genome shotgun sequence encodes:
- the LOC131090732 gene encoding protein-glutamine gamma-glutamyltransferase 6-like, with translation MADLTPTHISWQPSVNAANHHTDRYANTELTVRRGQPFNITLYFNRPKQNGESLGFVTEIGPSPSESHRTRAAFGLSEAGGSGWSAAQGPSDSAAMNFTISSPPNAVIGRYNLTLRVTAGNKIFSRYLGQFVLLFNPWCPGDDVYMSNENERQEYVLNENGIIFVGNARYIEARGWYYGQFQDLLNICLTMLDLSLYYRQDPAMDVSRRGDPKYLGRVISSMINGNDNDNGVLLGKWQGSFHSHENPSRWDGSVVILKKWRQDNYRPVQYGQCWVFAGVMCTVLRCLGIPTRLVSNFNSAHDVDRNLSIDKYYDSSGRSLNISKDSTWDYHVWNESWFVRPDLGRAYNGWQVLDATPQEQSRGIFQCGPASVLAIKEGEVNLDYDTLFVYSEVNADCNRWIVYNDGSKKRVYCDTEIIGRSISTKAVGSNGRVDVTANYKYPEGSSEERRVYRKALSKILGVNVTEGHTDSPGGRPSETMRNPGIAGKFKLAEPPVFGKDINLVLVLSNLSSDRKSIRVDMSASTILYTRRAVAEILKAATAVELGPKQGKHIRVKIPYTHYGKYLTTDKRIQVTALCEVMRSQGLKLLVEKTIILEDTNIIIKVPRRVVVNRAVSLEISYANPLPEPVSRCVLFVTLMNQQVKINLARLAPRERSKIFFEFTPRRAGPLQLQVDFSCDKFSHVKGFVTIAVAPA, from the exons ATGGCAG ACCTGACCCCAACACACATCAGCTGGCAGCCATCAGTGAATGCAGCCAACCACCACACTGACAGATATGCCAACACCGAGCTGACCGTGAGGCGAGGACAGCCCTTCAATATCACCCTGTACTTCAACAGGCCGAAGCAGAATGGGGAGAGCCTGGGGTTTGTCACTGAAATAG GGCCATCCCCCTCGGAGTCCCATCGCACCAGGGCAGCATTTGGCCTCTCTGAGGCGGGGGGCAGCGGCTGGAGTGCTGCCCAGGGACCCAGTGACTCTGCAGCCATGAACTTCACCATTTCCAGCCCGCCCAACGCCGTCATCGGGCGCTACAACCTCACCCTCCGCGTCACCGCAGGCAACAAGATCTTCTCCAGATACCTGGGCCAGTTTGTGCTACTCTTCAACCCCTGGTGCCCAG GTGATGATGTCTACATGTCCAATGAAAACGAGAGACAAGAATATGTTCtaaatgaaaatggaataaTCTTTGTGGGCAATGCAAGGTACATTGAAGCAAGAGGGTGGTATTATGGACAG TTTCAAGACCTCCTAAACATCTGTCTCACCATGCTTGATCTGAGCCTGTACTACCGTCAGGACCCAGCCATGGACGTGTCCCGAAGAGGAGACCCCAAATACTTGGGCAGAGTCATCAGTTCTATG ATCAATGGAAATGACAACGACAATGGAGTGCTCCTGGGGAAGTGGCAAGGGAGCTTCCACTCGCATGAGAACCCCTCCAGGTGGGATGGCAGCGTGGTGATCCTCAAGAAATGGCGCCAGGACAATTACAGACCTGTCCAGTACGGACAGTGCTGGGTTTTTGCAGGTGTCATGTGCACAG ttTTGAGGTGCTTGGGGATTCCAACTCGTTTGGTTTCAAATTTTAACTCTGCCCATGACGTGGATAGAAACCTGAGTATCGATAAGTACTATGACAGCTCTGGAAGGAGTCTTAATATCAGCAAGGATTCCACATG GGATTACCATGTCTGGAATGAAAGCTGGTTCGTTCGCCCAGACCTGGGAAGGGCATACAATGGGTGGCAGGTTTTAGATGCAACTCCACAAGAACAAAGCAGAG gAATTTTTCAGTGTGGCCCTGCATCTGTCTTAGCCATCAAAGAGGGTGAAGTCAACCTGGATTACGACACCTTGTTTGTGTACTCAGAGGTGAACGCTGACTGCAACAGATGGATTGTGTACAATGATGGAAGCAAGAAGAGAGTTTATTGTGATACTGAAATCATTGGCAGGTCCATCAGCACCAAAGCTGTGGGCAGCAATGGCCGTGTGGATGTCACTGCTAACTACAAATATCCAGAAG GTTCTTCTGAGGAAAGACGAGTCTATAGAAAGGCCTTGAGTAAGATATTGGGAGTAAATGTCACAGAAGGACACACAGACTCTCCTGGGGGAAGACCTTCAGAGACAATGAGAAACCCTGGCATTGCTGGGAAATTCAAGCTGGCTGAACCTCCAGTTTTTGGCAAGGACATTAACCTGGTCCTGGTCCTCAGCAACCTCTCCTCGGACCGCAAGAGCATCAGGGTGGACATGAGTGCCTCCACCATCCTGTACACGAGGAGAGCAGTGGCAGAGATCCTGAaggcagccactgctgtggAGCTTGGTCCTAAACAAG GGAAGCATATCCGGGTAAAGATCCCTTATACTCATTATGGAAAATATCTGACCACTGACAAAAGGATCCAAGTGACTGCTTTGTGTGAAGTCATGCGCTCGCAGGGGCTGAAGCTGCTGGTGGAGAAGACAATCATTTTGGAGGACACAAACATCATCATTAAG GTGCCCCGGAGGGTTGTGGTGAACAGAGCTGTGTCCCTGGAGATCTCCTACGCCAACCCCCTCCCGGAGCCCGTCAGCCGCTGCGTGCTGTTCGTCACCCTCATGAACCAGCAGGTCAAGATCAA
- the LOC131090695 gene encoding protein-glutamine gamma-glutamyltransferase E-like has product MGQAATQPSTDWHLKENAREHHTSKFSSEELIVRRGQAFTITFNGAERPEQNLIFIAETGPKPSKATKTLATFDISSAASKEGWGAVVQSSSASSVSISISSPHNAVIGRYRLSVQSGSSSPQSLGTFVLLFNPWASGDDVFMPNAAECEEYVLEEFGIIFAGNKNHISSFGWNFGQFQGDILNICLAIMDRSLYYRQDPITDVSHRHDPRYLGRVLSAMVNANDDQGVVLGNWSGKYEGGKNPTSWTGSGEILQSWKKSGFKPVKYGQCWVFAAVLTTVLRCLGIPTRTITNFSSAHDADGNLRVDEFYDAEGNHLEKGADSVWNFHVWNESWFTRSDLGPSYSGWQVLDATPQEESGGIYQCGPASRHAIKEGEVELDYDGPFVFAEVNADCMYWNFDSATGKKTLIFSKSTEIGASISTKAVGRDARVDVTRDYKYEEGSAKEREIFKKARKKLGLEDKFDPTAPKQEEVEQKPDISGKFKVAGSLEVGKDLNLLLVLENLQSDAKTVNVNMTAWSTLYTRRRVNQIWKDSLSVTLAPKEEKQFPIKIKYPEYQQQLTTDKTIQVTALCHVKDGIQVLVKRNITLDNPAIDIQVLGEAKVNKEVVVEVAFTNPINEEVKDCVLQVEGSDLLQGVLELRIPPLKASEKSSTKFKLIPSEAGPKHLLVNFFCDKFADIKTFKMVNVIN; this is encoded by the exons ATGGGCCAAG CTGCAACGCAGCCGAGTACCGACTGGCatctgaaagaaaatgcaagagAACACCACACAAGTAAATTTTCTAGTGAAGAACTGATTGTGAGGAGAGGACAGGCCTTCACTATCACCTTCAATGGAGCAGAACGGCCTGAGCAGAACTTGATATTCATTGCAGAAACAG GTCCAAAACCCTCAAAGGCAACCAAGACCCTGGCCACGTTTGATATTTCCAGCGCAGCGAGCAAGGAGGGCTGGGGTGCAGTGGTGCAGTCCAGCAGCGCCAGCTCTGTGAGCATCTCCATTTCCAGCCCACACAATGCTGTCATTGGACGTTACAGGCTGAGTGTTCAAAGTGGCAGCTCCTCTCCACAAAGTCTTGGaacttttgttttgctttttaaccCTTGGGCTTCAG gTGATGATGTGTTCATGCCTAACGCGGCTGAGTGTGAGGAATATGTGCTAGAAGAGTTTGGCATCATTTTTGCAGGCAATAAAAATCATATCAGCAGCTTTGGATGGAACTTTGGCCAG TTTCAAGGAGACATCCTCAATATTTGCCTGGCCATAATGGATCGGAGCCTGTACTACCGCCAGGATCCCATCACTGATGTGTCTCACAGACACGACCCCAGGTACCTGGGCCGTGTTCTCAGTGCCATG GTCAACGCCAATGATGACCAAGGGGTGGTGCTAGGAAACTGGAGTGGAAAGTATGAGGGTGGCAAAAATCCCACCAGCTGGACAGGAAGTGGTGAAATCCTGCAAAGCTGGAAGAAATCAGGATTCAAACCTGTTAAATATGGACAATGTTGGGTTTTTGCAGCAGTACTGACTACAG TGCTTAGATGTCTGGGGATTCCCACCCGCACCATTACAAACTTCAGCTCTGCCCATGATGCAGATGGAAATCTGCGTGTGGATGAGTTTTATGATGCAGAAGGAAATCATTTGGAGAAGGGAGCTGACAGCGTGTG GAATTTCCATGTCTGGAATGAAAGCTGGTTTACACGCAGCGACTTGGGCCCCTCTTACAGTGGATGGCAAGTTCTGGATGCAACTCCCCAGGAAGAAAGTGGAG GAATTTATCAGTGTGGTCCTGCCTCACGGCACGCCATCAAAGAAGGAGAAGTAGAGCTGGACTACGACGGCCCCTTTGTGTTTGCAGAAGTGAATGCAGACTGTATGTACTGGAATTTTGACTCTGCAACTGGAAAGAAAACTTTGATATTCTCAAAGTCTACAGAAATTGGTGCCTCCATCAGTACCAAGGCAGTTGGTAGAGATGCTCGTGTAGATGTCACCAGGGATTATAAATATGAGGAAG GCTCTGCAAAAGAAAGAGAGATTTTCAAAAAAGCCCGTAAGAAGCTGGGACTTGAGGATAAATTTGATCCTACAGCACCAAAACAGGAGGAAGTTGAACAGAAGCCTGACATCTCAGGAAAATTCAAGGTGGCTGGCTCTTTAGAAGTTGGCAAAGATCTCAACCTACTTCTGGTTCTTGAAAATTTGCAGTCTGATGCTAAGACTGTAAATGTAAATATGACTGCATGGAGTACTCTGTATACTAGAAGACGAGTTAATCAGATCTGGAAGGACTCTCTGTCTGTCACTCTGGCTCCAAAGGAAG AAAAACAATTCCCCATTAAGATAAAGTATCCTGAATACCAGCAGCAGTTAACTACAGACAAAACAATCCAGGTCACAGCTTTATGTCATGTAAAGGATGGGATTCAAGTGCTTGTGAAAAGAAACATCACCCTGGACAATCCTGCCATTGACATACAG GTACTTGGTGAAGCAAAAGTGAATAAAGAGGTGGTTGTGGAGGTGGCATTCACCAATCCCATCAATGAGGAGGTGAAGGACTGTGTGCTGCAGGTGGAGGGCAGTGACCTCCTCCAAGGGGTCCTGGAGCTACG cATACCACCACTGAAAGCCAGTGAGAAATCCAGTACCAAGTTTAAACTTATCCCTTCTGAGGCGGGACCCAAACATCTACTTGTTAATTTCTTCTGTGATAAATTTGCAGATATCAAGACCTTTAAGATGGTAAATGTGATTAACTAA